The Oncorhynchus nerka isolate Pitt River linkage group LG3, Oner_Uvic_2.0, whole genome shotgun sequence genome includes the window tgacctgttgcaccctcgacaactattgtgattattattatttgaccatactggtcatttataaacatttgaacatcttggccatggtctgttataatttccacccagcacagccagaagaggactggccacacttcacaccctggttcctctctaggttttggcctttctagagagtttttcctagccaccgtgcttctaaacctgcattgcttgctgtttggggttttaggctgggtttctgtacagtactttgagatatcagctgatgtacgaagggctttataaatacatttgatttgatttgataaggcTTCAGCAACtgtacattatcccaggggcGTTGGTAGAAACGCCAGGGGCGTTGGTAGATACGCCAGGGGCGTTGGTAGATACGCCAGGGGCGTTGGTAGATACAATGTAAGTAGCCAAATTGACTGTATGCCACTCttactgccctgaatgcctctgctggTCCCACAGCTATTGAATGCAGTAATGCAGtaatgtgcctatgaaccagaggtatactgttagcactgagagGGTGTgccctgcactaacataaataacatgagcatgtctacttctgctaagctttccagtaaagcaatgaaaacaatcaagcatcccagaaaagggctaaaaaatatatatatatatatatatttttttttttttattcaacctttttttaactaggcaagtcagttaagaacacatttttatttacaatgatggcctaccaaaggAAAAAGTTTTCCTGCAGCCAGATCTGAACAAACATAGAGCTGGCTGGGTTTACATTTTGCATCGGCAagacagagcagctacgtctggaAAGACGAGGGGCggtggtgtgtgtctctttgtcaaTGACTACTGGTGCGTGATGTCTAgtattaaagaagtcttgaggtattgctctcctggggtagaatacctcatgataaggaATATACCACATCattcactggcttcatcaataagagcATCgtcgacatcgtccccacagtgactgtacgtacaatGCCCTCAGACAAACGATCAAAAAaggcaaagagtcaatacaggactatgattgaatcctactacaccggctcgtcGGATGTGTCAGcccttgcaaactattacggcctacaaagggaaaaccagccgcgagcccagtgacgtgagcctaccagatgagctaaatgcctgaCATGCTGGCTTCGAGGCaagaaacactgaagcatgcatgagagctccAGCTGtcccggatgactgtgtgatcacgctcttggtaacagatgtgagcaagacctttaaacaggtcaacattcgcaAAGCCACGGGGCCAGTGTATTCACTGACAATTTTCAACATTTTCTCCCTGACCACGTCTGTAATACCtgcatgtttcaaacagaccaccatagtccccagaaaagcgaaggtaacctgccaaaatgattcccgccccgtagcactcatgtcggtagcactcatgtcagagacctggcagtgtggtgccaggacaacaacctctctctcaatgttagcaagacaaaggagcccAACatggacggggctgtagtggagcccaacatggacggggctgtagtggagcccaacatggacggggctgtagtggagcccaACATGGACGGGGCTGTATTGGAGCCCAACAtggacggggctgtggtggaatTCAATTCTCTGTCTGTTGGACATGGTCTTctgttgtccccagcacaaggtgcacctgtgtaatggtcatgctgtttaatcagcttcttgatattccacacctgttaGATGGATTGATTATCTTGGCCACGGAGAAATGCAGAAAacttacagggatgtaaacacatttgtgcacaaagtttgagagaaataatctttttgtgtgtatggaacatttctgggatcttttatttcagctcatgaaacatgggaccaacactttacatgttgagtttaaaTTTTTGTTCAGCGTAGTTAGCTATAGCTTGGCTACTCATGATATTTTGCATGTTTGCATGGCATATTGCTTTGAGATTTCTTTATGTTATGAAAAGCACTATAGAAGTTGAATAAATTATAATGATTTAGTGTGAAAGACTGTGAGGAGGTTGGAGAAGAGAGACCCTGGCCtctacagggaggagagagaccctGGCCtctacagggaggagagagaccctGCCCTCTACAGGGAGCAGAGAGACCCTGGCCtctacagggaggagagagaccctGCCCTCTGAAGACGGCCTCAGTAGATTCCTCCTGGAGAAGCAGCCAGCTATCACATGTCAACTACTATGGTGGTTACCTGGGTGGGGCCCAGCAGGTACGGACACGTGAGTTGACCTTCCTTCAGTTCAGTTCTGAAGAATGAAGAAGGATTGTgagtgtgcatgtgagtgtgcatgtgagTGTTGACGTGATTCACAGAGTCAAACTTTTTTGTTTCTTCGGTAAAAGTGAAACAAGGCAGCACAGACACAAAAAAGGACAACACATCCTCGGACCCCAGCTTCTCCAGATTGCATCTCCCTCCCCTTTTTTCTGGCTCAGTGGTCAGTCTGGACCAGGACAGTAGTAGGAGGGTAAGTAAGGCAATCTAATGACACTAGCTTTGAGCTTCATAGAATTCCAACATAATAACTCTAAAATCGTCATATGGCAGAAACCAAGGAGTCCAGGTGGGCTGGGGGGGAAGTTCCTGCCACTCATACATGAGGCGTATGTCAGCTCTGAGGATCCAGCCCAGACCCATCCAGAGAGGTTGACCCAGACCTATCCTGTCCTTCCAGCCCACACCATCCTAGAGCCCCAAGCCCATCCAGAGAGGAACCACCTGGAGAAGCCAGGGCCCAGGAGGCTGTTGCTGTCAGTGCTACTACCTCTTGGACATACAGAAGAGGAGGGGGTGCAGGCTCCGTGTGGTATTTAAATACAAatgtttgacctttatttaactagaacaaattcttattttcaatgatggcccaGTAACAGTCAGTTACACTGCCTTTTTCAGAGGCAGAGcaacacttttttttgtttttaccttgtcagctcggggatttgaacttgcaacctttcgggctacaagtccaacgctctaaccactaggctaccccccaTGATCCCTTTGTTTTCTCTGTGTATTTTAatatttgacatactgaactaaTACCTACTAGGACATTCTTATTGATtgtattatttaaccaggtaagtcattaaaacacacattttGTTTTCCACTAACGATATTCATCCTGTTGTCTTGTCGGTCTCTTCTGTGTCTCTCAGCTGGTGTCCACTACAAGCcatcagaggaggagagaggggagcctcACTGTGGAGAGACGGGACACAAAAGAGAGAGCACTagaagaggggaaggagaaggacgaggaggagggggagtaggagggggaggaaggggtctCCCTGAGAAAGGCTCTAAGCAGACCTGGCCTGAGCAGAACGGTCTCTCCCTACTACAGCCTGGGGAAGGTATTCTGATCACTAAGATGAAAGGCTCTAAGCAGATCTGGCCTGAGCAGAAcggtctctctctactacagcctGGGGAAGGTATTCACTGGGCTGAGGGGATTATacacaggaagccagtgtagggaggctagcactggagtaatatgatcaaatttttgggttctagtcaggattctagcagccgtatttagcactaactgaagtttatttagtgctttatccgggtagccggaaagtagagcattgcagtagtctaacctagaagtgacaaaagcatggatacatttttctgcatcatttttggacagaaagtttctgatttttgcaatgttacgtagatggaaaaaagctgtccttgaaatggtcttgatatgttcttcaaaagatcagggtccagagtaacgccgaggtccttcacagttttatttgagacgactgtacaaccatcaagatgaattgttagattcaacagaagatctctttgtttcttgggaactagaacaagcatctctgttttgtccgagtttaaaagtagaaagtttgcagccatccacttccttatgactgaaacacatgcttctagtgagggcaattttggggcttcaccatgtttcattgaaatgtacagctgtgtgtcatccgcatagcagtgaaagttaacattatgttttcgaatgacatccccaagaggtaaaatatatagtgaaaacaatagtggtcctaaaacggaaccttgaggaacaccgcaatttacagttgatttgtcagaggacaaaccatccacagagacaaactgatatctttccgacagataagatctaaaccaggccagaacttgtccgtgtagtccaatttgggtttccaatctctccaaaagaatgtggtgatcgaatgtatcaaaagcagcactaaggtctaggagcacgaggacagatgcagagcctcggtctgatgccattaaaaggtaatttagcACCTTCACaagtccagtatgcagcttgaaggtttagaggccatgattattttcatcattgtgtcaagagatacagtactaaaacacttgagtgtctctcttgatcctaggtcctggcagagttgtgcagactcaggacaactgagctttgaaggaatacgcagatttaaagaggagtccgtaatttgctttctaataatcatgatcttttcatcaaagaagttcatgaatttattactgctgaagtgaaagccatcctctcttggggaatgctgatttttagttagctttgcaacagtatcaaagtgtttatagagctgttatcttccgaataaactcttaaagacctagtaatattttacataagTAGCAGTCCATTTTTAATcgttattatatgcatatcctagcttctgggtaacaggcagttaactttgggcacctcattcatccaatcttccgaatactgcccccttatCACTAAGAAGCTTTAAATGGTAAAGTAATAACGTTGTTTGTGGTGAAGTGATAAAGAGAGTCGGGCTCTGTTCTGTGGTACCAGCTACGTAgtttagggctctgttctgtggtACCAGCTACGTAGTTTAGAGCTCTGTTCTGTGGTACCAGCTACGTAGTTTAGAGCTCTGTTCTGTGGTACCAGCTACGTAgtttagggctctgttctgtggtACCAGCTACGTAgtttagggctctgttctgtggtACCAGCTACGTAgtttagggctctgttctgtggtTCCAGCTACGTAgtttagggctctgttctgtggtACCAGCTACGTAgtttagggctctgttctgtggtACCAGCTACGTAgtttagggctctgttctgtggtACCAGCTACGTAgtttagggctctgttctgtggtACCAGCTACGTAgtttagggctctgttctgtggtACCAGCTACGTAgtttagggctctgttctgtggtACCAGCTACGTAGTTTAGGGCTCTTTTCTGTGGTACCAGCTACGTAgtttagggctctgttctgtggtACCAGCTACGTAgtatagggctctgttctgtggtACCAGCTACGTAgtttagggctctgttctgtggtACCAGCTACGTAgtttagggctctgttctgtggtACCAGCTACGTAGTTTAGGGCTCTGCTCTGTGGTACCAGCTACGTAgtttagggctctgttctgtggtACCAGCTACGTAgtttagggctctgttctgtggtACCAGCTACGTAGTTTAGGGCTCTTTTCTGTGGTACCAGCTACGTAgtttagggctctgttctgtggtACCAGCTACGTAgtatagggctctgttctgtggtACCAGCTACGTAgtttagggctctgttctgtggtACCAGCTACGTAgtttagggctctgttctgtggtTCCAGCTATGTAGTAGAGGACTATGTGGTACCAGCTACGTAGTATAGGGCTCTGCTCTGTGGTACCAGCTACGTAgtttagggctctgttctgtggtACCAGCTACGTAgtttagggctctgttctgtggtACCAGCTACGTAgtttagggctctgttctgtggtACCAGCTACGTAgtttagggctctgttctgtggtACCAGCTACGTAGTTTAGGGCTCTGCTCTGTGGTACCAGCTACGTAgtttagggctctgttctgtggtACCAGCTACGTAgtttagggctctgttctgtggtACCAGCTACGTAgtttagggctctgttctgtggtACCAGCTACGTAgtttagggctctgttctgtggtACCAGCTACGTAgtttagggctctgttctgtggtACCAGCTACGTAgtttagggctctgttctgtggtACCAGCTACGTAgtatagggctctgttctgtggtACCAGCTACGTAgtttagggctctgttctgtggtACCAGCTACGTAgtttagggctctgttctgtggtACCAGCTACGTAgtttagggctctgttctgtggtACCAGCTACGTAGTTTAGGGCTCTTTTCTGTGGTACCAGCTACGTAgtttagggctctgttctgtggtACCAGCTACGTAgtatagggctctgttctgtggtACCAGCTACGTAgtttagggctctgttctgtggtTCCAGCTACGTAgtttagggctctgttctgtggtACCAGCTACGTAGTTTAGGGCTCTGCTCTGTGGTACCAGCTACGTAgtttagggctctgttctgtggtACCAGCTACGTAGTTTAGGGCTCTGCTCTGTGGTACCAGCTACGTAgtttagggctctgttctgtgatACCAGCTACGTAgtttagggctctgttctgtgatACCAGCTACGTAgtttagggctctgttctgtggtACCAGATACATAGTACAGGACTCTGTTCTGTGGTACCAGATACGTAGTACAGGACTCTGTGGTACCAGATACATAGTACAGGACTCTGTGGTACCAGATACATAGAACAGGACTCTGTGGTACCAGATACATAGTACAGGACTCTGTGGTACCAGATACATAGTACAGGACTCTGTGGTACCAGATACATAGTACAGGACTCTGTGGTACCAGATACATTGTACAGGACTCTGTGGTACCAGATACATAGTATAGGACTCTGTGGTACCAGATACATTGTACAGGACTCTGTGGTACCAGATACATAGAACAGGACTCTGTGGTACCAGATACATTGTACAGGACTCTGTGGTACCAGATACATAGAACAGGACTCTGTGGTACCAGATACATAGTATAGGACTCTGTGGTACCAGATACATTGTACAGGACTCTGTGGTACCAGATACATAGAACAGGACTCTGTGGTACCAGATACATAGAACAGGACTCTGTGGTACCAGATACATAGTACAGGACTCTGTGGTACCAGATACATAGAACAGGACTCTGTGGTACCAGATACATAGAACAGGACTCTGTGGTACCAGATACATAGTACAGGACTCTGTGGTACCAGATACGTAGTACAGGACTCTGCTCTGTGGTACCAGATACATAGTACAGGACTCTGTGGTACCAGATACATTATACAGGACTCTATGGTACCAGATACATAGCACAGGACTCTGTGGTACCAGATACATAGTGCAGGACTCTGTGGTACCAGATACATAGTACAGGACTCTGTGGTACCAGATACATAGCACAGGACTCTGTGGTATCAGATTCATTGTACAGGACTCTGTGGTACCAGATACGTAGTACAGGACTCTGCTCTGTGGTACCAGATACATAGTACAGGACTCTGTGGTACCAGATACATAGTATAGGACTCTGTGGTACCAGATACATTGTACAGGACTCTGTGGTACCAGATACATAGAACAGGACTCTGTGGTACCAGATACATAGAACAGGACTCTGTGGTACCAGATACATAGTACAGGACTGTGGTACCAGATACATAGAACAGGACTCTGTGGTACCAGATACATAGAACAGGACTCTGTGGTACCAGATACATAGTACAGGACTCTGTGGTACCAGATACGTAGTACAGGACTCTGCTCTGTGGTACCAGATACATAGTACAGGACTCTGTGGTACCAGATACATTATACAGGACTCTGTGGTACCAGATACATTATACAGGACTCTGTGGTACCAGATACATTATACAGGACTCTGTGGTACCAGATACATTGTGCAGGACTCTGCTCTGTGGCACCATACCAGGTATTCATCTTTCTTTCACCATTCTGATACTTACTATTCCTCCTCCAGAGGCTGCTGTCCCCCTGGCTGGTCCCCTGGCTGGTCCCCTAGCTGGT containing:
- the LOC135563054 gene encoding uncharacterized protein LOC135563054 — its product is MDGAVVEPNMDGAVVEPNMDGAVVEPNMDGAVLEPNMDGAVVEFNSLSVGHGLLLSPAQDCEEVGEERPWPLQGGERPWPLQGGERPCPLQGAERPWPLQGGERPCPLKTASVDSSWRSSQLSHVNYYGGYLGGAQQVRTLKQGSTDTKKDNTSSDPSFSRLHLPPLFSGSVVSLDQDSSRRKPRSPGGLGGKFLPLIHEAYVSSEDPAQTHPERLTQTYPVLPAHTILEPQAHPERNHLEKPGPRRLLLSVLLPLGHTEEEGVQAPCAGVHYKPSEEERGEPHCGETGHKRESTRRGEGEGRGGGGVGGGGRGLPEKGSKQTWPEQNGLSLLQPGEGILITKMKGSKQIWPEQNGLSLLQPGEGIHWAEGIIHRKPV